Genomic window (Peromyscus maniculatus bairdii isolate BWxNUB_F1_BW_parent chromosome 10, HU_Pman_BW_mat_3.1, whole genome shotgun sequence):
tgaggtgtgcATATCTCACTCAGTGTTGTAAgactccttctccctccttctttcccttttcctcttccttctttttttcttttttggagtcagggtctcactgtgtagccctggctggcctggaactcatggagacgGGCTGggcttcacagagatccacctatttctacctcccaaatgttgagatCAAAGGCACGTGCTGCCATGCTTGCGCCCAAAGGATCgcatgtagaacaggctggcctcaaagtcactctgtagctcaagctgacctTACACTCAGGGtacttctgtttctgccttccgagtgctgggattgtagacagGGCACCACCAGGCTCAGCcttgaaaagaagagaaattagTGAGAATTCCAGAACTTCAGATAAACGCTGGACCACAGCACAAATAACTCCTTATGGTGCCGACACTGGTACCGCACCTGGTTGGCTCATCCCTAAGTGGGTCAAGCCAATCTCAGGATTAGCTTCCGACCTAGTGGCACTTACCCCACGAGAAGCTTAACTAtgaagaagggggaagagaacCGAGTGTTGCGTACGGTGTTGGGCACACTAGACAGTCCTGGGGCAGAGGACAGAGGTGAGACTCGAGTCAGGAGTCACTTCCCAGCCATCCACGTCCTGGGTTAAAAACAAACCAGCAGGAGGGTTGATTGGAAAAGTTCCGCATGTGTTAACAGTGACCGGGCATGTGCAGAGCTCAGTGTCGAGCACACCTCCTCGGGCCTGCCCGCCTCTGCTCCCCACTGCTGCTGCTCCCTTTCACGAAGTTCTTCCAGGCCACAGTCCCTTGCTGATTTTAGTGTCGATGACACAGGACCTTTTAAGAGATTTTCTGGAGGAATGAACGAGCCCATGGGTGCTCTGCCTGAAAGATGCTCCCTCGTGTCCTAGAGGACATATACGTAGAACACACTGGCAGTTTCACAGCCTGATTTTTAGATTTTCATTTGTGTTCGGAACATGGACACATGTAAGTAAGATCAGTGTGGTCCTTCGGCAGCCTGTGCTCCTGGGCCCCGGGTCCATCTTACGTAAAGGAAACACCTGCTGCTTTCCCTTGGTGGAACCTACACAGTTTTTAACCtctatgttctttctttccacaaatATTTCCTGGACATCTCTTCTTGGCCGGGTACCTTCCTAGAGGCTGGGGACCCAGAAGAACAATGCAAACAAACCCTTGCCTTTGGGACGCTGACTCTCGAGCCGGGGCAGGCAGGGATATACAGATCAGCCAGGATGAGGTAGATGGTTGGCGGTTAAATActtctggaaaaataaaacagaaaggaggaCTCTCAGTGAGTCGGGAGAGTTGTCATTTCAAAGAGGAGAGTCAATGAAGACTCTTGAGGTGGTGGTTAAGTGGAGAGGGAGTGTGTATGCTGTGAAGACTTCCGGAGCATGAGCATTTTTGAGAGAGGAAGCAAATGCAGGGCCTCATCCCCACTCCCTTaggtctatttttatttatgtgaggtGGTTTTCTATGTGGGTCTATGTGAATGTATGCTGTGTgtagtgcccagggaggccagaggagggcgcttgatcccctagaactggagttatgaattgTTATGGGCCATCATGtgtatgctgggaactgaacctgggtcctctgcaaaagcagcaaaccAATTCTCCTTAGTGACTTGTGTGACATACATTAATAGTCCTATTTGTTGTTGATAGGTCCTATGAGTTGTTGATAACAAGATTCTACATATTagttcttttgagaaaaaaaaattgttttctttcatttgttttcttgaagttttCCCAAGTGGAACAACACCAGCCtctcaaacacttaaaaaaaagggtggggggcaACAAAACCtggggctagacagatggctgCCCAGTGGTTAGAGCGCTTGGTGCTCTCGCAGGGGACTCGGTTGCCAGCATCCACCCACAcctggcaactcacaaccacctgtgactcccgCTCCAGGGGATTTAACACCCACTTCTGGACTCCGTGGGCACCTGCCCTCacccatacatgcatgtatgcacataatttaaaaaatatgtacatctctctgtccatccatctatccatctatccatccatcgcCTCCTTTCCCATtgtgctgggaatgaactcacAGCCTGGTACATGCTCAGTAGATACTTTCCAGCTGAGACACTTCTTATTTATAACAATAGACTCTGCTGAATTTTCCCATCGGAAAGACTAAACAGACTTATTTTGTGAGATCGTATCATTATGAGTCTAATTTGGGAacatattttgtttcattctgaGCCTTTTCTAGGTGGTAGGCTAAGTTTAAAACCATGGTTAGCAGCCCATTTTGCATAGTATCATATATAATCtcaattttctcaactgagaatattaaaaattgtatttatgaaGAAGTGAGGGGCTTGGGgctgtgttatatgtgtgtgtgttcaggtgcacatgatgtgtgtgtgcacagaggcaGGGGCCAGCCTCTAGTGGTGGTCTTCagtggtgtttgagacagggtctctcaccggaACGAAGGGCTTGCTGATGAGGCTtgagggatcctcctgtctccacctcccagtgctggggttccaaaCACACGTCACCAAgcctggggaattgaactcagcttcTTACGCCTTcgtggcaagcacttgaccacccgagctgtttctccagctctaGGAAGTGTGGCTTTTATCTCCTTATTGAATCGGCTCAAAAGGACTGAAAGGTGGGCAAAGGCGTGAGAGGAAGTCTGGTGGAAAGCTGCAGTCCTGACTTGTATGTGGAGTGTCTCCAACAGACAGGTGCACACGCAGCGTTCCCCCACGCTCTCTTCTCGCGCCCAAAGTGTCTGTCACCCGTGGGCATCCTCTTCTTGCTGCCCACAGCAGTGACTCTGAGACTCTCTTTGCCCTGGGTCCTTGGTGAGCACTGAGAACTTTGTCCCTGGGCCCCACCCTACCTCTGTCCACTGCGAGCCCCCGGAGCCACAAGGCAGGAGCCCCTCCAGAGCTGGGCTGGGTCCAAGCAGCGGCTTCTCTCTTCTCAGCAAAAATGCACAACTCAGAAGCTCCTTGTGGAAATCCTTGTAGCCGTGTTCacatctgtcttctgcactgcTAAGTGTCCTGACGTGTCGGTTGTCTAGGAATCTAACCATTATAAAATGgattgaagccaggcatggtggaacatgcctttaatcccaggggccAGGCTGTCAGATCACTATTTCACAGCTAACTTGTGTACACAGGGAGTGTGAGGCCAGTGtaggctacatagtgggacctCTGTAAGAACCAGCATTTGGATCAGCATcagtttgtttcttcatttcaaaTAGCACATAATGGGCTTCTCCTCCCGTCAGGCTGGTGGTGGTAGCAGCTTTCCTAGGGAGGATGAAGGCATGACACTCCAGGACGTCATAGACTTTTCTGATATTTACCACTCTAATGAAGAATATTTCAGGAAACTAAGAGAGCTGAAAGCTGCCCATGCAGAAACcatggcaaaattagagaaaatgtaCCAGGACAAGCTAAACATAAAAGACATCCGGCCAGTGATCATCAGGGAAGATTCTTCTAGTGTCTCCTCTGGGTAAGTTTGTGTCCGGTGTCATCTTTGGACTGACCTAAGAGAAATCCTTAGACTAAGTGTGGAACAAAAATACCCCAGAGTATTTGCTCCTAAATGTCAGGTCCTCAGCAgcatagcaagagcctgtctACCAAGCATTaagggtttgatccccagaattgTCTGGGGGAGAAATTGAACTTAAGTGTGACACtcttgttgaaaatactttcctGCCTCCCACCAGCAGCTGAGCGTGGCCAGCTGCTCCTGTTTCTGAGACACTGGAGTGTCATGTCATACTGCGACCTCTTTGGGGGTGTCAGACCCCAGACAGGCCTGGCACACGGGAGATGCACAGATAACTGACCAACTGGATTAGTTAGGTAAAGGGTCAGCTTATAGTTTCAAAAAAAGGAAGTTCGCAGTAGAAATGAGCCTTGGAACTagactgattaaaaaaaacaaaacaaacaaacaaacaaaaaaacaggaaccAAAAACTTGTATCTTTAATGACCCcatattaacccattttttaattaaacttaattttcatgattttaaatatgcctttaatcccagcacttgggggccagagacaggtggatctctgagagttcgaggccagcctggtctacagagtgagttccaggacagccagggctacgtggAGAGCCTGTATCTCAGACAACAACAAACGGCCTAGCTCAAGCAAGCGTGGCTGCGTACGACTATGattccagcatctgggaggcgGAGGTCGCAGGGgtaggagttcaaggttacccttgGCCACACTGcaagtgtgagaccagcctgggctatatgagaccctgtttcagagagagagggagagagagagagggaggaagagagggagagggagggagagagagggaggaagagaaggagagggagggaggggggagggagagagagagaggggaagggagagagagagggggagagagaggagcacGATGGCTTGTGATTCTCagcgctgaggcaggaggaccgctGAGAGTTTGCGGTCCTCCTGGAACATGGTAAGTTCTAAGCCATCCTGAACTACATAGTATAAGGTcgtgtttcaaaaattaaagaaagaatgtATAAGCAAAATGGCCCAGCCTAAATACTTTGATACATATCCGTAAGTGTAAGTAAAGCAGGAAAACAACGATgaaggagcaggagagatggctcaacggttaagagcaccggctgctcttccagaggacccgggttcaattcccggcacccacatggcagcgcaCAAGTCTCCacgggcaccaagcacacatgtggtttaaacatacatgcaggcaaacacgtTAAAttacaatacaaacaaacaaacatatgccACCAAATGACCCTCAGAACAAGAGGTAACTTAGTAAACTGATAAACCATTAGACATTTTGAATAAAATCCCACCTCTTTATATCATTAATACTAGGAAGGACCTAGTCTGTGCATCTCCCGTGTGCCAGGCCTGTCTGGGGTCTGACACCCCCAAAGAGGTCGCAGTATGACATGACACTCCAGTGTCTCAGAAACAGGAGCAGCTGGTCATACTCAGCTGCTGGTGGGAGGCaggaaagtattttcaacaagaGTGTCACACTTAAGTTCAATTTTTCCCCCAGAcaattctggggatcaaactgttAATGCTCgttagacaggctctcactgtgctgctgaggctggtcttgaactccttgtCCTTCTGGTCTTGGCCTCCATTAGCGTGCACTAGCATGTCCAAATAAGTTCAGACTTGGAGGAGGGACAGGAATAGCAGGACAGGAAGCAAGGAGTAGGCTTCAGGGCAGCAGTAGATGTGTGTCCACAGGCGTGTGGGAAAATCCGTGTGAGAAGGCTCTAAGGATGgtgacgggtgtgtgtgtgtgtgtgtgtgtgtgtgtgtgtgtgtgtgtgtgtgtgtgtgtgtgaccacaggtGAGTCCTGACTGATTGCTAGTCCAGACTTTAGAGCAAAGAGGAGCGTTCCAGGTAGGAGGGACGTGCGTGCTCAGACGTATTCAGGATGGTGACTCTGAGGAGCATAGAGGGAAGAAACACGAGACGTGAGGAGCAGCTGACGTCCCAGGTTCCTTCTCCGCAAAGTGGGAAAGTTGATTAGGTAACTGATCGTCCCCTCTCAGCTCTGCTCTAAATAAAAAGGATACTTCTCACTGTCCCTGTACAgccactctcttctctcttcattttaGAAAATCTGTGATTACCTAAATCCTAAAATTCGCCCTATAAAATTGAAAGTGTGCCCTACTTATTATTCTTCCTTAGTTCTGCATCGGAAAAGGACTGCCCTCACCCTGCCCTTCTAGTGACATCGCTTTCAGAGCCCGAGGTGGGCCGGTCCCCCTCCTTGTCCAGCACTTCTGAGGAGGAGCTGCCCAACCTGGAGAGAGAGGCTCCCCGGGGCAGCAGGATGACAGCGTATGCCAAGGAGCTCATCAACAACATGTGGACTGGCTTTTCTGTGCAAGATTATATTCAGCACGACTCTGACTTCCAAACAGCTAAGAAAACAAGGAGGAAACCCAAAACCTGGGTGCCCACAGTTACAGTGCCTGTGCCCTTTCAAATGACGCTCAGGgagcagaagaggagagaggaggcgcTGAGGGCCCGAGCGGATCTGGAAAGGGacaacgacgacgacgacgacgtgGAGTGCAGGAGGAAATTCCGAGCCAATCCTGTCCCCCCCTGCCTGTTCCTCCCCCTGTATGAGGATCTGATCAGGCAGAAGGAAGAGCGAAGGAGGACGGCCAGGGAGAGAAACAAAGCCGCGCTCCTGGCCTCCCAGAGGCCGTTCAAGTTCATTGCCAGGGAGGAGCAGAAGCAGGCGGTCCgtgagaagcagctgagagaccTTTTTAAGTCTAAGAGGAAAACGAAGCGCTTCAAAGCCAGACCCATGCCTCATTCTATTTACAGGTCGGCTTCCAATGACAAGGCGAAGGAAGAAGAGCTCTTTAGGAACATCAGGATGCAGCTAAGGGCCCAAGAACTGCTGCAGAATCCATCCTGGCCCTATAGGTCAGCTGGCAGACCTCTCAGGGACCCCAGAAGTCCTGGAAAGCCAGGGGGTAAACACAGGTGTAGGTGCCTGAGCCCTGATGATGGAGACTTTGCTGAGAACCGACGGAAGGAGCCCTCCTCAGAACACTGCTTCCTGAACCCCTCCGCTCTTTATAAACAGTGTGGTCTTCAGGAATCCCCGTGTGACTCTGCTAAGAGACAGAAAGTCTTGGCAGACATGAGAGCAGCCgaagaaaatctgaaagaaacatGCTGGCCTTATCTGTCTCCAAGGCGGATGTCCCCGGTCAGAAGTCCGTGTGCAAAGCCCAGGCCTTGTCTGTGGAGCCCTCCGATGCCCACCCTGTCTTCCCGAGGGCGGGAACAAGCCATCAGGTAAGGCCCTGGGATGGGCGCTGCCTGACATGTGGTCGCTGTACTGGCACATGCAGCCCTGTGGGTTTTAGCTTGGTAAATCTGAAATTACTAACTTCTCGGTAAGGTATTGTACTATGTGGCAGAGAATCGTTTGGTAGGAATGCTCTTCTCAGAAAGGAATGTGATTTCTGTTTCCCTGGAATAGACTAGCTTACACCATCAGCGTTACTTGGATTTCCAGTTTCACAAGTCAGATTTTGGTCAaaagatggctttttttttcagcttttgaaTTTCCATGTTAAATCTTTGCTGGACAACTTTCTTCTTGGCTTAAGTGAATTAAGCCTTAGTTTGTTGCCCTCAGGAAATCacttgaggaaaagaaaatgttggaagaagagagaaatcgGATCCTAACTAAACAGaagcaaagaatgaaagaatTGCAGAAGCTCTTGGCAACCCGAGTTAAAGCTTATGACTCACATCAGGGCTTAGCCCAGATGTCTAAATCCAGAGTAAACCATCTCAGGTATCACGGAAGAGTCCCGAAACTCGAATGTTGGTATCCAAACtcagttcttttcctttctttcctttcttttcttttttctttaaaccagCAAATGCCTAGATATGAAAATGGTGTGGCATCTTGACTAATCAAAGATTATTTGAATTTATGGATTTAAATAATCTTTGGCTGTTTGTACTCAacttctatatacatatatacacacatacacatgatgaGAATCAGTGTATGCACTCACCTCTGTAGCAAGAACCATGAGACTGTGTGGAACAAATAATTTCTGCTATGGCCATAGTTAATAGCTATGCTTTAAATACCAGCATAaaatcttcgtgtgtgtgtgtgtgtgtgtgtgtgtgtgtgtgtgtgtgtgtgtgtgtgtgtgttatttatacATTACACAAATATTTGGAATATATATGTCTATGGTACTGGGGGTatgtggatcaaacccaggaccttataCATGCCAGCGAAGCACagactctacaactgagctagcCTTATTTGTATTACTTGTGATTGTACAATGCATCACTGAAAAAATCTCTAGCACTGAACTGCATCCCAGCCAAGagtattttttcaattaaataagTCAAGGAGTTCTGTTTTAAGTCTGTACAAAATCCAATGGCTAGAGTGAGTGCATTGTAGGTACACACTGCACCTTGTGACTGTTTCCCTGTGACAAGTAACAGCAGCTGCAGAATACTAGAATTCTCTAGAGCAGAGTTGAAAACCAAGGTTGCAATCACTGCACATATGAATAGTCATGTGTAAGCAAGAAAATCTCTCCTCCAAAGTTGGGTAAGTAATATGATTTACTAACCTTTCATCTGACTTATAAGAACCAAATACATATATTTGCTTTTAATTACAGTGAGTATTCCTTTACAGCCTAGTGTTAGTCCACTGATAGATCCTAGTTTGATGAACTTGAGCAAAAATTTCCTTAGGAATACAGTGTTTATCTATAAAAGTTAATAATTTGCTAAGTATGAGTAAGCGTAACTATTGTAAAGTATAATTATTTTCTGTACCATGAGACTTTCTTGTCTTGGTTGCTTTTAGTATATCTTACATAGAGAAAAACAGTGCAGTTGAGTTCACTGTGGGATCTAGTCCAAAGGATAAGATAAGTACAGTGATATTGGTGGAGTGTCGCTGCTGATCTTTAGGTGGTCTCACTTAGAGGGGCAAGAAAAGCAGGGTCTTgatttgaaagaatttttttttttaaagatgcctGATTTGGACCAGATATTCTTGGTTTTACATACTTATAAATAAGACACTTTTCGGGCCAGTTTTTTTAAATACCTTATGACTTTTGAAATGCCCAGACTGTCCCCAGGGCAGTACAATATGTGCTCTCATAAGTTAGGATTTTTATCCTGGATTTATGAGAATCTTACCAGTCTAGGAAAGGAACCAAGCTGAACTGTGTGCTCTGAATTTCTGATTTGTCTTCTGAGGTAAATGTCCTAATGCAGCTTCCGTAGCTGAccttttaaaatgccatttcCTTGATCTGATTCTAGAGAGTGTGAAAAGGCAAGGATGAAAGAGTATCGGCAAGAACTGGAAGAACGGGATGAGAAGCTTCAGAAGAGGCCGATGCTGTTTGAAAGAGTTGCCCAGGTTGTGTTTGTTGGCATCTAGAaccatttcctcttctgtttctcagtgcctctggcttccaagcTTGTCCTTGTTTTTCTTATGTGTCCTGTTAGCGCTGAGACATGCTGTTTCTGGGGCAGCTTCATCCAGTTCACCACGGAGGTAATTATGCTTAAGATCTGATGAGGCTCATAGCTCAATAAAGAACATTCCATTAACCCAGTGTGCCTCAAGACATTCCTGCCACGGTCTGCTTCTAGTGCctggccttttttgttttgttttgtttttgtttttttgagacagggtttctctgtgtagcccttgctgtcctggatctcatgctgtaggtcagtctggcctcaaactcacagagatcctcctgcctccgcctcccactggggttaaaggtgagtgccactgtgcccagctagtGCCTGTTCTTTTTAATCAGCATGGTTCTGCTCTTCTGGTGAGGCTTCGAGATATTGGTGGGAGATTTTTGATGAATTAAACCAATTGGTTTGAGACCAGTGTATgcaatatagtgagaccctgtctcttagAGGCATTTTAAatttgatgtttatttatttaaattatttcattttatgggtgtgagtgttttgcgtgcatgcatgtctgtacaccatgtgcatgcattgcCTGCAGAGATCaaagggcattagatccctggaactggagttgtgagccaccatatgactgctgggaactgaacccagggcctctgtaaGAATAAGTGCTCTTACCACTAAGTCATCCCTCCAGGCCTAAAAGCATTAAAAACCAAAGAACAGATCTTTCTGTTTCCCGCACTGTCAAAATGGGTGTGAGTTAGTACACCTTGACAACAGTGCAGTTGTCTGTTCCTGTGAATTCCGTTCATTCCCGTTTATTCCCGTTTTCAGTGAAGGTCTCAGGGGTCTTGTTGTTAACTTCCCCAAGATTACCTCTGGAAGTGGGGGAATCATGTAACTCAAGTCCAAAGAAGGTAACTAATCGGGTTTATAGTTAGCAAATGGTAAACTAGGGTCAGAACCTAGTTGATCTGCTTCCGTTCACCCCTCCTCCCAAAGGATGAACTTCCAGGTCACAGCGCAATGGTAATGTCCCCTGCACTTCTCCCTAGCCTTTATTGATCCCACGTATCTCAGGCCTCAAACTCCTGCAAAGCCAAGGTGAACTTGAACTTCTAACtcccgcctctacttcctgagtgctggatttacaggtgtatgccaccacagctGATCTGACGTGGtgccagggatcagactcagagCCTGGGGCTGGCAAGGCAAACAGTCCACCTCAGCTTCGCCCCCAGCCCCCGTTATCCTCTTTAGCCTGTTTCCCACTGACTCTCCGAAGCTCTCACTTCCCCTTTGTACCCTTTACCCTTGGCTCTGCCAGACCAATGGAGACCACCTgctttttctctgtgtggtcctggctgtcctagaactcactctgtagatcaggcgggcctcacactcacagagatccgcctggctctgtctcccaagtgctggagttaaaggtgtgtgtcacctccGCTCAGCAACCATAGTTCCCAGTCTTCATGTGCCATGACGTCAGACCATCAGAGACCAGGTCATCAGTACTGTtatctgagcagctgtggtgtCCTGTTTCCTTGGGCGTTCGTTGATGGGCTCTGTCCCACACTCTGCATATGGGGTGCTATTGGTCCACTGGAACTGGGCTGTTCCTCATGACCCTCATTTTAGGTGGAGGTTCAGAGGGAATCCTTGGCCCCTGTCTCCTGTGAGATCCACTCGGAGGAACTAGGATTGGACTGAAGCCAACAACCTGAGCACCTAGTCACCGTGTAGCTATTTGAAGCCTGTGGGCTCAGGGCTGATTTTCAGCTTGTGAAGACCATgccttggtttttccagacaggctcTTGCTGTGTCGGCCTCTCTGGTGGCCAGGCCGGGTGCTTCACCTGCCatgtgctgggactgaaggcttTTCTTTTTAGGTTTGGGTATTTTGTTCACTGGTTTGGTTTTTCTGGGCACTAGAGATTTAAGCCGGAGCTCCAAGCATGCCTCTATAACCGCTCCACCTTTGAGCTGCGTCCCCTATCCCTCAATTAGCTGCAACTATGAAAGGGTCCCTACAACTCCTGTGAACCTCCAAGAAGTGTCTGTCATTCAAGAGACTTGACCTCAGTTCTAAATATTCCTTTTTCTTCCACAAAGTAGAGATAACAGTATCGTTGACTTCATCTTGGATGGTCTGATGTCATGGTATATAAAGGCTAAGGACTACCCGAGGTGCAGACTAGCTGTCCAGCCCTCCCGTGTGCTCCTGCATTCCCATCTCAGGCAGACACAAGACCTTGTTTGTGTTTAGACAGGTCTTGCTGTATACCCCtgctggctggtctggaactcattatgtagcccaggctagcctgaaattgTGTAAATCCTCTtccagcctttgcctcctgagtagtgGGGTTGTATGCATGTGGCTCATTATTCTCTTTCCCTATTGATCTTTTCTGAGGGGTATCTTTATGCAATCTTAAAAGTTGACCACAGTGTGACAAGTCATTACAGGTCAGCACTCAGCCACCTCTTCTAGAGGTCACCGCCTCTAACTTGGGATCAGCATTgccttgttttcagtttttcctgtTTCTGGACTTATGGTAACTGAGTCTActagatatattcttttgtgttcttcTGAGCATTCCTTTTGCTCAGTGTTACATTAGTAAGTTATCTGCCATGCCGTGTTGTGGCTGTTAActactttattcctttttattggttCATTTTTCTACTTGTGACTGTAGTATAGTTTACCCATCCAGATGTTGACAGGCTTTCAGCTGCTCGCAGTGTTCGGTTATTACAGACAATACTGCCTTGAGCAATCTTGTACCTGTCCTCTGGGCACGTATGTGAATCTCTCTTGGTCCCTGCCTAAACATGTCAGTCATAAAAGAAGCATATTTCAGTCACTGAAACTGTAGATCTTAGTTTTCACTGGTGCCTTTAAATCCATACATCTTGGTAGAAATTTCTAGCTTTTGCTCCTATCTAAAAAGGTTTGTCTCTCCTGTAGAGAAATGCAAGATTGGCAGCAGAAAAGCATTATTCTGACACCCTAAAAGCACTAGGCCTGTCTGAGGAGTTTGTTACAGAGAAAGGCCAAGGTGGAAAAGTGTCTGAGAACATCACCAGGCCAGAGCCGGGAAGCCACACATCGGATAAAGAAAGGTAGTGTGTGCAGGGAAGCATGCTCTGCCCTTTCCTGTTGTTTCCAAACCTTTTCCTTACGGGAGTGCTGTGAACCATTGTAAAATACACCAATATTTTACCATGTTTGACACGATATAAATGTTACACAGTGATAAAGCATTTTGTTCTTACAGTAAGTTTATGTTTctgacatatacatatacatgtacatatacatacacatgtacatatacatacacatatacagccTGCTTTCCATTGAAATATAAGGAGTCACCAgttggtggcgcacatctttaatctcagcactggggaggtagaggcaggtggatctctgtgagtttgtagccagcctggtttacagagcaagttccaggacaaccagggctatacagagaaatcctgtctcaagaaaccataaaagaaagaaagacatataaggaGTCAAGTTTCAAGACACGTGGGTTGTCAGGGACATTGTTTTCCCATTGGTGCTTCCGTGGTTCTCCTGGTCGCTGCCGGAGCCTGTAGACTGGAGGAGCACCACTTACAGGAAGGCATGGCCACACAGGGCTGTGTGCCTCTGAAACAGCGCGTTTTTCCTTTGATAGATTGATCACGTTTCTTTCTTTAGCTCttatgaagaagaaagagagaatgaggaagaaagctCTTTTCTTGATGCCAACAGCCAGGATTCTCTCAAGGAAAGCACGGGAGATGTCgaagaaagcagagaagaaaattctgaagAGTGAACCTGAGTCTCGAGGTTTCCGCTCACGGAGCCCTTCCTTCCACACGCAGCCTCAGGACCCCGGCCCCCACTGGGCTGCCCTGAACACGCGGGGACAGCTCCCACGCATGCAGAGCCGCTGAACCAAGGCGTCCTGTCTGGAAAAGGCTGTGTCCACACAACGGCCGGTTTGATTGCTAGATTACAGCTCTGCTGTCTGTAGTTCTGAAATTGCTATGTATGCTGTTTGTGATTatgactgtattttattttcaaagtgttTGAGGGTTGGAGAACCGCAGCTGTCACAAATGGGTTAGTTATGGAAATGTACATTTACATTTGGTGGGGAAAAGAGTTTGGTGTTGAGAAAACTACTAGCTTTTgaagatctatttttaaatttactaagtattttcaatt
Coding sequences:
- the Fam161a gene encoding protein FAM161A isoform X3, which translates into the protein MASPHRAARQAAASLHLPVNLTTGARGAQYEHEDPFESLVAAALAAAVEEEQKGMRPARASAGGGSSFPREDEGMTLQDVIDFSDIYHSNEEYFRKLRELKAAHAETMAKLEKMYQDKLNIKDIRPVIIREDSSSVSSGSASEKDCPHPALLVTSLSEPEVGRSPSLSSTSEEELPNLEREAPRGSRMTAYAKELINNMWTGFSVQDYIQHDSDFQTAKKTRRKPKTWVPTVTVPVPFQMTLREQKRREEALRARADLERDNDDDDDVECRRKFRANPVPPCLFLPLYEDLIRQKEERRRTARERNKAALLASQRPFKFIAREEQKQAVREKQLRDLFKSKRKTKRFKARPMPHSIYRSASNDKAKEEELFRNIRMQLRAQELLQNPSWPYRSAGRPLRDPRSPGKPGGKHRCRCLSPDDGDFAENRRKEPSSEHCFLNPSALYKQCGLQESPCDSAKRQKVLADMRAAEENLKETCWPYLSPRRMSPVRSPCAKPRPCLWSPPMPTLSSRGREQAIRKSLEEKKMLEEERNRILTKQKQRMKELQKLLATRVKAYDSHQGLAQMSKSRVNHLRECEKARMKEYRQELEERDEKLQKRPMLFERVAQLL
- the Fam161a gene encoding protein FAM161A isoform X1 yields the protein MASPHRAARQAAASLHLPVNLTTGARGAQYEHEDPFESLVAAALAAAVEEEQKGMRPARASAGGGSSFPREDEGMTLQDVIDFSDIYHSNEEYFRKLRELKAAHAETMAKLEKMYQDKLNIKDIRPVIIREDSSSVSSGSASEKDCPHPALLVTSLSEPEVGRSPSLSSTSEEELPNLEREAPRGSRMTAYAKELINNMWTGFSVQDYIQHDSDFQTAKKTRRKPKTWVPTVTVPVPFQMTLREQKRREEALRARADLERDNDDDDDVECRRKFRANPVPPCLFLPLYEDLIRQKEERRRTARERNKAALLASQRPFKFIAREEQKQAVREKQLRDLFKSKRKTKRFKARPMPHSIYRSASNDKAKEEELFRNIRMQLRAQELLQNPSWPYRSAGRPLRDPRSPGKPGGKHRCRCLSPDDGDFAENRRKEPSSEHCFLNPSALYKQCGLQESPCDSAKRQKVLADMRAAEENLKETCWPYLSPRRMSPVRSPCAKPRPCLWSPPMPTLSSRGREQAIRKSLEEKKMLEEERNRILTKQKQRMKELQKLLATRVKAYDSHQGLAQMSKSRVNHLRECEKARMKEYRQELEERDEKLQKRPMLFERVAQRNARLAAEKHYSDTLKALGLSEEFVTEKGQGGKVSENITRPEPGSHTSDKESSYEEERENEEESSFLDANSQDSLKESTGDVEESREENSEE
- the Fam161a gene encoding protein FAM161A isoform X2, with the translated sequence MASPHRAARQAAASLHLPVNLTTGARGAQYEHEDPFESLVAAALAAAVEEEQKGMRPARASAGGGSSFPREDEGMTLQDVIDFSDIYHSNEEYFRKLRELKAAHAETMAKLEKMYQDKLNIKDIRPVIIREDSSSVSSGSASEKDCPHPALLVTSLSEPEVGRSPSLSSTSEEELPNLEREAPRGSRMTAYAKELINNMWTGFSVQDYIQHDSDFQTAKKTRRKPKTWVPTVTVPVPFQMTLREQKRREEALRARADLERDNDDDDDVECRRKFRANPVPPCLFLPLYEDLIRQKEERRRTARERNKAALLASQRPFKFIAREEQKQAVREKQLRDLFKSKRKTKRFKARPMPHSIYRSASNDKAKEEELFRNIRMQLRAQELLQNPSWPYRSAGRPLRDPRSPGKPGGKHRCRCLSPDDGDFAENRRKEPSSEHCFLNPSALYKQCGLQESPCDSAKRQKVLADMRAAEENLKETCWPYLSPRRMSPVRSPCAKPRPCLWSPPMPTLSSRGREQAIRECEKARMKEYRQELEERDEKLQKRPMLFERVAQRNARLAAEKHYSDTLKALGLSEEFVTEKGQGGKVSENITRPEPGSHTSDKESSYEEERENEEESSFLDANSQDSLKESTGDVEESREENSEE